A single genomic interval of Hyphomicrobium methylovorum harbors:
- a CDS encoding inner membrane-spanning protein YciB encodes MTQDANMGTTTNRPARKRWFPFNAEQTINLLSEFGPLVTMFVINAFYGINAGTWALIVTTVMAIAVMFYMFRRPPIFPLIASTVTVVFGALTIATQDPMWIQIKVTIFNALFGAFLVSGLWLKKNFFKYVFEKTFHYTDEGWNKFTWSFAIFFFLTAIANEYVRRVYHDDQFYNLFGHEMNGVNVWILFKVAIVLPVTGLYAWVMTRHLQKYRIPDPSQERG; translated from the coding sequence ATGACGCAAGACGCCAACATGGGGACGACCACGAACAGGCCCGCGCGCAAGCGCTGGTTTCCCTTCAATGCTGAGCAGACGATCAACCTGCTGAGCGAGTTCGGCCCGCTCGTGACGATGTTCGTCATAAATGCCTTCTACGGCATCAACGCGGGCACGTGGGCGCTGATTGTCACGACCGTGATGGCGATCGCGGTGATGTTTTATATGTTCCGCCGCCCGCCGATCTTTCCGCTCATCGCATCGACCGTGACGGTGGTGTTTGGCGCGCTCACGATCGCGACGCAGGATCCGATGTGGATCCAAATCAAGGTGACGATCTTCAACGCGCTGTTCGGTGCGTTCCTGGTTTCGGGCCTTTGGCTGAAGAAGAACTTTTTCAAGTATGTCTTCGAGAAGACGTTCCACTACACCGACGAAGGTTGGAATAAGTTCACCTGGAGCTTTGCGATCTTCTTTTTCCTGACAGCCATCGCGAATGAGTATGTGCGCCGCGTCTATCACGACGATCAGTTCTACAACCTGTTCGGACATGAAATGAATGGCGTGAACGTCTGGATTTTGTTCAAGGTTGCGATCGTGCTGCCGGTGACGGGACTCTATGCCTGGGTCATGACGCGGCACCTTCAGAAATATCGGATTCCCGATCCGTCCCAAGAGCGAGGCTGA
- a CDS encoding septation protein A yields the protein MSEQDKPSGAEAEENSGPQFDRKQLLKMAIEFGPLVVFFFANSQYGIFAGTAAFMVATVVSLIASWSLLGKIATMPLVTGVFVMVFGALTLWLQDDHFIKVKPTIVNGLFAAILFGGLLANRLFLKIVFGDVMRLEEEGWRILTVRWALFFVFLAGLNEVVWRTCTTDTWVAFKVFAIMPITFVFALAQVGILKKYELSTSGSR from the coding sequence ATGAGCGAGCAAGACAAACCGTCCGGCGCCGAGGCCGAGGAGAACAGCGGGCCGCAGTTCGATCGCAAGCAACTCCTCAAGATGGCGATCGAGTTTGGGCCGCTGGTGGTGTTCTTCTTCGCGAACAGTCAGTACGGCATCTTCGCCGGAACCGCGGCGTTTATGGTGGCGACCGTGGTGTCGCTGATTGCGTCGTGGTCGCTGCTCGGCAAGATCGCAACGATGCCGCTGGTCACCGGCGTGTTTGTCATGGTGTTCGGCGCGCTGACGCTATGGCTGCAGGACGATCACTTCATCAAGGTGAAGCCGACGATCGTGAACGGCTTGTTTGCTGCCATTCTGTTTGGCGGGCTCTTGGCCAACCGGCTGTTTCTCAAAATCGTATTTGGCGACGTTATGCGTTTGGAAGAGGAAGGCTGGCGCATTCTTACCGTGCGCTGGGCGCTGTTCTTCGTGTTTCTCGCCGGGCTGAATGAAGTGGTTTGGCGGACGTGCACCACCGATACGTGGGTCGCCTTCAAGGTGTTCGCGATTATGCCGATCACCTTTGTTTTTGCGCTAGCACAAGTTGGGATACTGAAAAAATATGAGCTTTCAACCTCAGGAAGCAGATAA
- a CDS encoding acyloxyacyl hydrolase, translating into MIALARLVIGIAVLVCLIAVPAEAGDLLYAVKLGALAHDVPDLWSGFQVEHDTVDINIEAQFAAAWALPWGAIRPVIGGTINTRGDTSHAYIDARWQGDCPSGLFFGIGLGAAVHDGETGGVNADPDSKWLGSRVLFHIPAEVGYHLDEHNDLSVYFEHTSNAYTQKYNEGLDRIGVRYGYRF; encoded by the coding sequence ATGATCGCGCTCGCTCGGCTTGTCATCGGGATCGCGGTTCTAGTTTGCCTCATCGCAGTCCCTGCCGAAGCGGGTGATTTGCTGTACGCCGTAAAACTCGGCGCACTTGCGCACGATGTTCCCGATCTTTGGAGCGGCTTCCAAGTCGAACACGACACGGTCGACATCAATATCGAAGCGCAGTTCGCGGCCGCCTGGGCGCTTCCCTGGGGTGCGATCCGCCCCGTCATCGGCGGCACGATCAACACCCGCGGCGACACCAGTCATGCCTACATCGACGCCCGGTGGCAGGGCGACTGCCCATCCGGCCTGTTTTTCGGCATAGGCCTCGGCGCGGCCGTGCATGACGGCGAGACCGGCGGCGTCAATGCCGATCCAGACAGCAAATGGCTGGGCTCACGCGTGCTCTTCCATATCCCCGCCGAAGTTGGCTATCACCTTGATGAGCACAACGATCTCTCGGTCTATTTCGAGCACACCTCGAACGCCTACACCCAGAAATACAACGAGGGCCTGGACCGCATTGGTGTCCGCTACGGATACCGCTTCTAG
- a CDS encoding DUF4337 domain-containing protein, producing MALEELGLDSDRENMRTRDRLVGVYIGILAVILAICSLGASNADQDSNRQNIAASNVWAFFQAKNARRQALRLHVDELDIRLKATPGMPEDVRKLIEAKISDYKEQDKKLTSDPVSGEGLDELFNKGKALEGERDEAIKRGPYFDYGQALLQIAIVLASVAIISGGNFLLFGSFLLGGLGILSTVGGFTLAFPLPFAG from the coding sequence ATGGCTTTGGAGGAATTGGGGCTCGACTCAGACCGCGAGAACATGAGAACGCGCGACCGGCTCGTCGGCGTCTATATCGGCATTCTCGCCGTCATCCTCGCGATTTGCAGCTTAGGCGCCAGCAACGCCGATCAAGACTCCAATCGCCAGAACATCGCCGCTTCGAACGTCTGGGCCTTTTTTCAAGCCAAGAATGCGCGCCGCCAGGCTCTCCGGCTGCACGTTGACGAACTCGACATCCGCTTGAAAGCGACGCCGGGAATGCCCGAAGACGTCCGCAAACTCATCGAAGCAAAAATCAGCGACTACAAAGAGCAGGACAAGAAGCTCACGTCCGATCCCGTAAGCGGCGAGGGCCTCGACGAACTCTTCAATAAGGGCAAGGCGCTCGAGGGCGAGCGCGATGAAGCGATCAAACGCGGACCGTATTTCGATTACGGACAAGCGCTGTTGCAGATCGCAATCGTGTTGGCATCCGTGGCGATCATCTCGGGCGGAAACTTCCTGCTATTTGGCAGCTTCCTTCTCGGTGGGTTGGGAATCCTCTCGACGGTCGGCGGCTTCACGCTGGCCTTCCCCTTGCCGTTCGCGGGCTAG
- the leuB gene encoding 3-isopropylmalate dehydrogenase: MTTHALLLLPGDGIGVETIAEVERVIAFFNARSNTARFEIDRDLVGGAAYDAHGVAITDAAMAKAERAGAVIFGSVGGPKWAGVPYQHRPEAGLLRLRKDLGLFANLRPAICYPALADASSLKRELVEGLDLMIVRELTGGVYFGEPKEIVTLENGEKRAVDTQIYSTHEIERIAKVAFDLARKRGGKVHSAEKHNVMRTGVLWKEVVTAVHAAYAPDVQLEHILADNCAMQLIRNPKQFDVIVTDNLFGDVLSDEAAMMTGSLGMLPSASLGSVDPETGRRKALYEPVHGSAPDIAGKGLANPIATIASFGMALRYSFDMGAEADLVDQAIARVLDKGLRTSDIMQDGMTKVGTSGMGQAIETELKALAA; the protein is encoded by the coding sequence ATGACCACACACGCGCTTCTTCTCCTTCCAGGTGACGGCATTGGCGTCGAGACCATCGCCGAAGTCGAACGCGTGATCGCGTTCTTCAACGCCCGCAGCAACACAGCGCGCTTTGAAATCGATCGCGATCTGGTCGGTGGTGCCGCCTATGACGCGCACGGCGTGGCGATCACTGACGCAGCGATGGCCAAGGCCGAGCGTGCCGGGGCCGTCATTTTCGGCTCGGTCGGTGGACCGAAGTGGGCCGGCGTTCCCTATCAGCATCGCCCGGAAGCGGGTCTTCTGCGCCTGCGCAAGGATCTCGGTCTCTTCGCCAACTTGCGCCCGGCAATCTGCTATCCGGCCCTCGCGGACGCATCGAGCCTGAAGCGCGAACTCGTCGAAGGCCTCGACCTGATGATCGTGCGCGAACTGACCGGCGGCGTTTACTTCGGAGAGCCGAAGGAAATCGTCACGCTCGAAAACGGTGAAAAACGCGCCGTCGATACGCAGATCTACAGCACGCATGAAATCGAGCGCATCGCCAAGGTCGCCTTCGACCTCGCCCGCAAGCGCGGCGGCAAGGTGCACTCCGCTGAGAAGCACAACGTCATGCGCACCGGCGTCCTCTGGAAGGAAGTCGTGACGGCCGTACACGCGGCTTACGCGCCGGACGTGCAGCTTGAGCACATCTTGGCTGATAACTGCGCCATGCAGCTCATTCGCAATCCGAAGCAGTTCGACGTCATCGTCACCGACAATCTCTTCGGCGACGTGCTGTCCGATGAAGCCGCGATGATGACGGGCTCGCTCGGCATGCTGCCGTCCGCTTCTCTCGGTTCAGTTGATCCCGAAACGGGCCGCCGCAAAGCACTTTACGAGCCGGTGCACGGCTCCGCTCCCGACATCGCAGGCAAGGGCCTCGCCAATCCGATAGCCACCATTGCCTCCTTCGGCATGGCCCTGCGCTACTCCTTCGATATGGGTGCCGAAGCCGATCTCGTGGATCAGGCCATCGCGCGCGTGCTCGATAAGGGGCTTCGCACGAGCGACATCATGCAGGACGGCATGACCAAAGTCGGCACGAGCGGCATGGGCCAAGCGATCGAAACCGAGCTCAAGGCACTCGCGGCCTAA
- the ftsY gene encoding signal recognition particle-docking protein FtsY translates to MTEPREKKGLFGRLLGVGRSTAPDPAQETPEVAADTPAETVTPTEPVKAVVVAPAATVPAAPAAASGGWFQRLKSGLGRTSSKLTTGITDLFSKKKLDAETIDDLEDLLIQSDLGIATASRITAAIGKGRFEKGIPPEEVRGILAREVERVLQPVAKPLSISSERKPHVVMMVGVNGTGKTTTIGKLAQKLRAEGKSVVLAAGDTFRAAAIDQLKVWGERTGCPVVAREVGGDAAGLAYDALKSAQASGADVLLLDTAGRLQNKQALMEELEKVIRVLKKLDSTAPHDVVLVLDATTGQNALQQVEVFRDRAGVTGLVMTKLDGTARGGILVAIAEKFALPVHAIGIGEGVDDLQPFAAGEFAQAIAGT, encoded by the coding sequence GTGACGGAACCGCGTGAAAAGAAGGGATTGTTCGGGCGGCTTCTTGGCGTCGGACGTTCGACGGCTCCCGATCCGGCGCAAGAGACGCCGGAAGTTGCCGCGGATACACCCGCAGAGACGGTGACGCCGACTGAGCCGGTGAAAGCCGTTGTTGTCGCTCCGGCGGCTACCGTCCCCGCTGCTCCTGCAGCGGCGTCTGGCGGATGGTTTCAACGGCTGAAATCTGGCCTCGGCCGGACGTCGTCGAAGCTGACGACCGGCATCACGGATCTGTTTTCCAAGAAGAAGCTCGACGCGGAGACGATCGACGATCTCGAAGATCTGCTGATCCAGTCGGATCTTGGCATCGCGACGGCGTCGCGCATCACGGCGGCCATCGGCAAGGGCCGTTTTGAAAAGGGGATCCCGCCCGAAGAGGTTCGCGGGATTCTGGCGCGCGAAGTTGAGCGCGTGCTGCAGCCGGTGGCGAAGCCCTTATCGATTTCATCAGAGCGCAAGCCGCACGTCGTGATGATGGTGGGCGTGAACGGTACCGGCAAGACGACGACGATCGGCAAACTTGCGCAGAAACTTCGGGCCGAGGGTAAGTCTGTGGTCCTGGCGGCGGGCGATACCTTTCGCGCTGCAGCGATCGACCAGCTCAAGGTTTGGGGCGAGCGCACGGGGTGTCCAGTTGTCGCGCGCGAGGTTGGCGGTGACGCCGCGGGGCTCGCGTATGACGCGCTGAAATCCGCGCAAGCCTCTGGCGCCGATGTGCTTTTGCTCGATACCGCAGGTCGGCTCCAGAACAAACAAGCACTTATGGAAGAACTTGAAAAAGTCATCCGCGTTCTAAAAAAGCTCGATTCAACTGCTCCGCATGACGTCGTTCTCGTGCTTGATGCGACCACCGGGCAAAATGCGCTGCAGCAGGTCGAGGTGTTCCGCGATCGCGCGGGTGTCACCGGGTTGGTTATGACGAAGCTCGACGGCACCGCGCGCGGCGGAATTCTGGTCGCTATTGCGGAGAAGTTTGCTTTGCCAGTGCATGCCATTGGTATTGGGGAGGGCGTGGACGACCTGCAGCCATTCGCGGCGGGTGAGTTCGCGCAGGCTATTGCCGGCACCTGA
- the mtaB gene encoding tRNA (N(6)-L-threonylcarbamoyladenosine(37)-C(2))-methylthiotransferase MtaB, with translation MRDPEVITLGCRLNAYESEVMGRHAREAGLDDAIIVNTCAVTAEAVRQAAQTIRRLRRDKPNARIIVTGCAAQTEAQRFAAMPEVDHVIGNAEKMRAETFAGLSTETSARVQVNDIMRVREQALHMIDGFGSQTRAYVEIQNGCDHRCTFCIIPFGRGPSRSVPAGAVVDQVRRLVQNGYAEIVLTGVDVTSYGRELPGEMTLGTLVRQVLKHVPELARLRLSSIDQVEVDADLMRALAEEDRFMPHLHLSLQAGDDMTLKRMKRRHSRAEAIAFCRDARALRPDVVFGADLIAGFPTETDEMFENSRRIVDECGLTYLHVFPYSAREGTPAARMPRVPGPVIKERAMRLRAEGERVLGDYFSGQIGQVADILMEKGGKGRTPQFAEVEMPGLNAYRVGAVVRARITGKTATRLMGEAVQ, from the coding sequence ATGCGTGATCCAGAAGTCATAACGCTCGGTTGCCGGCTCAATGCGTATGAGTCGGAGGTGATGGGCCGACACGCGCGCGAAGCGGGGCTCGACGATGCGATCATCGTCAACACTTGCGCCGTTACCGCCGAAGCGGTGCGTCAGGCCGCGCAAACAATCCGGCGGCTGCGGCGCGATAAGCCGAACGCGCGGATCATCGTGACGGGATGCGCGGCGCAGACGGAAGCGCAGCGGTTCGCGGCTATGCCGGAGGTCGATCATGTGATCGGCAACGCGGAGAAGATGCGGGCGGAAACATTCGCGGGGCTTTCAACGGAAACGAGCGCGCGGGTGCAAGTCAACGACATCATGCGCGTGCGTGAGCAGGCTCTGCACATGATCGACGGATTTGGATCGCAGACGCGGGCCTACGTCGAAATTCAGAACGGTTGCGATCACCGTTGCACGTTTTGCATCATCCCATTCGGCCGCGGCCCGTCGCGCTCCGTACCGGCTGGCGCCGTCGTCGATCAGGTGCGGCGGCTGGTCCAGAACGGTTACGCAGAGATTGTATTGACCGGCGTCGATGTTACATCCTACGGGCGAGAGCTTCCCGGCGAGATGACGCTCGGAACGCTCGTGCGCCAGGTTCTGAAGCATGTGCCGGAGCTTGCGCGCCTGCGGCTATCGTCCATCGATCAGGTGGAAGTTGATGCCGATCTGATGCGCGCGCTTGCCGAGGAAGACCGGTTTATGCCGCATCTGCATTTGTCGCTTCAGGCAGGCGACGACATGACACTCAAGCGTATGAAACGCCGCCATAGCCGCGCCGAAGCGATTGCGTTCTGCCGAGACGCTCGAGCGCTTCGACCAGACGTCGTGTTTGGCGCGGATCTGATTGCAGGGTTTCCGACGGAAACGGATGAGATGTTTGAAAATTCGCGACGTATCGTCGATGAGTGCGGTTTGACCTACCTTCACGTTTTCCCCTATTCAGCGCGCGAGGGAACGCCCGCGGCGCGCATGCCGCGTGTTCCTGGTCCGGTAATCAAAGAGCGTGCGATGCGGCTTCGTGCTGAAGGTGAGCGGGTGCTCGGGGATTATTTCTCTGGGCAAATTGGCCAGGTCGCCGACATTCTGATGGAAAAAGGCGGCAAAGGACGCACGCCGCAATTTGCGGAAGTTGAAATGCCAGGTCTCAACGCGTACCGCGTTGGCGCCGTAGTTCGAGCGCGCATCACCGGCAAAACGGCGACGCGCTTGATGGGTGAGGCCGTGCAGTGA
- the dapF gene encoding diaminopimelate epimerase, which yields MSPTPPLPFLKMNGLGNEIVVVDLRGSSKIFAPGEAAAIAADRGSRFDQLMVLHDPKLSGTEAFVRIYNADGSEAGACGNGMRCVAWMLERAGSGKTFAVETRAGRLSAVVADETAITVDMGKPRFDWQDIPLAEEFRDTRSIELQVGPIDDPVLHSPSVVNVGNPHAIFWVDDVEAYDLERFGPLLENHPIFPERANISLAQVLSRDALRVRTWERGAGLTKACGSAACASAVTAARKRLTDRKVNVMLPGGSLTIEWRPDDHILMTGPVEFEYEGAIDLSKLAAAV from the coding sequence ATGAGCCCGACCCCGCCCCTTCCCTTTCTGAAAATGAACGGCCTCGGAAACGAGATTGTCGTCGTGGATCTGCGTGGCAGCTCGAAGATTTTTGCGCCGGGCGAAGCGGCGGCGATCGCCGCGGATCGCGGGTCGCGGTTCGACCAGCTCATGGTGCTGCACGATCCAAAGCTCTCCGGCACCGAGGCGTTCGTTCGCATCTACAATGCGGATGGATCGGAGGCTGGTGCGTGCGGAAATGGCATGCGCTGTGTCGCCTGGATGCTGGAGCGCGCGGGCAGCGGCAAGACGTTCGCGGTTGAGACGCGGGCAGGGCGGCTTTCTGCAGTCGTCGCTGACGAAACCGCGATCACGGTCGACATGGGGAAGCCGCGGTTCGATTGGCAGGATATTCCGCTCGCAGAAGAGTTTCGCGATACGCGCTCGATTGAGCTGCAGGTTGGTCCGATTGATGATCCCGTGCTGCATTCGCCGTCTGTCGTGAATGTCGGCAATCCGCATGCGATTTTTTGGGTCGATGACGTCGAGGCCTACGATCTTGAGCGCTTCGGACCGCTGCTGGAAAATCATCCGATCTTTCCGGAGCGAGCGAACATATCGCTTGCGCAAGTGTTGTCGCGCGATGCGTTGCGGGTCAGGACATGGGAACGCGGAGCGGGCCTCACCAAGGCCTGTGGATCGGCGGCTTGTGCAAGTGCGGTGACGGCGGCGCGCAAGCGGCTGACCGATCGCAAGGTAAATGTGATGCTGCCGGGTGGATCGCTTACTATCGAGTGGCGGCCCGACGATCATATTCTCATGACCGGACCGGTCGAATTCGAGTACGAAGGCGCTATCGATCTTTCGAAGTTGGCCGCAGCGGTTTAA
- a CDS encoding MarR family winged helix-turn-helix transcriptional regulator yields MGRDSPNNRLERSPLHLLHRAGQCAAELFQLETAGETLTPRQYALLVVVANNEGLSQTQLVELTGIDRSTLADVVRRMMKKGLLQRRRTRDDARAYAVKLTELGVKTLKSHDPLARRVDERLLSTLSASDRDRFVKNLNAIVQATGRTKTKVDGKAKY; encoded by the coding sequence ATGGGACGAGATTCTCCGAACAACCGTCTGGAGCGTTCGCCGCTGCATTTGTTGCATCGGGCAGGACAATGCGCGGCGGAGCTTTTTCAGCTGGAGACTGCAGGCGAGACGCTGACACCTCGGCAGTATGCGTTGCTGGTGGTTGTCGCCAATAACGAGGGCTTGAGCCAGACGCAGCTTGTCGAGTTGACCGGTATCGATCGTTCGACGCTCGCCGACGTGGTGCGGCGGATGATGAAGAAGGGTTTGCTACAGCGGCGACGGACGCGGGACGATGCGCGAGCTTACGCTGTGAAGCTGACGGAGCTCGGCGTTAAGACGCTGAAGAGCCATGATCCGCTGGCGCGTCGTGTCGACGAGCGCCTGCTTTCGACGCTGTCCGCTTCGGATCGCGATCGTTTCGTCAAAAACCTGAACGCGATTGTTCAGGCGACGGGTCGGACGAAGACGAAAGTTGACGGGAAGGCAAAGTATTGA
- a CDS encoding aspartate-semialdehyde dehydrogenase produces MGYKVAIVGATGNVGREMLNVLAERNFPVSELYPLASRRSIGTEVSYGDKVLKCRDLETFDFKGVDFCLMSAGSTVSKEWSPRIGAQGTIVIDNSSCWRYDQDVPLVVPEVNADALAGFTKKNIIANPNCSTAQLVVTLKPLHDAATIKRVTVSTYQSVSGAGKDAMDELWQQTKGKYVPGQEVEPKKFPKQIAFNCIPHIDVFMEDGYTKEEWKMLVETKKILDPKIKLTATCVRVPVFVGHSEAVNIEFEKPISSDEAREILRSAPGIMVVDKREPGGYVTPVESAGEFSTFVSRIREDATVENGLSMWIVSDNLLKGAALNAVQIAETLINQRLVRQAA; encoded by the coding sequence ATGGGCTACAAGGTCGCCATCGTCGGCGCTACCGGTAACGTCGGCCGCGAAATGCTGAACGTGCTCGCGGAACGTAATTTCCCGGTTAGCGAACTCTATCCCCTCGCCTCGCGCCGTTCCATCGGAACGGAAGTCTCCTACGGCGATAAGGTTCTCAAATGCCGCGACCTTGAGACGTTCGACTTCAAGGGCGTCGACTTCTGCCTCATGTCGGCCGGTTCGACCGTCTCGAAGGAATGGTCGCCGCGCATTGGTGCGCAGGGCACGATCGTCATCGATAACTCGTCGTGCTGGCGCTACGACCAGGACGTGCCGTTGGTCGTGCCTGAGGTCAACGCCGACGCGCTGGCTGGCTTCACGAAGAAGAACATCATTGCCAATCCGAACTGCTCCACCGCGCAGCTCGTCGTCACGCTGAAGCCGTTGCACGATGCTGCAACGATCAAGCGCGTCACCGTCTCGACCTATCAGTCGGTGTCAGGTGCGGGCAAGGACGCAATGGACGAACTCTGGCAGCAGACCAAGGGCAAGTATGTGCCCGGCCAGGAAGTCGAACCGAAGAAGTTTCCGAAGCAGATCGCCTTCAACTGCATTCCTCACATCGACGTCTTCATGGAAGACGGCTACACGAAAGAGGAATGGAAGATGCTGGTCGAGACGAAGAAGATTCTCGATCCCAAGATCAAGCTCACGGCCACGTGCGTGCGCGTGCCGGTGTTCGTCGGCCATTCGGAAGCGGTCAACATCGAATTCGAAAAGCCGATTTCATCGGATGAGGCCCGCGAGATTCTGCGCTCGGCGCCTGGCATCATGGTTGTCGATAAGCGTGAACCCGGCGGCTACGTCACGCCGGTCGAGTCGGCTGGCGAATTCTCGACGTTCGTGTCCCGCATCCGCGAAGACGCAACGGTCGAGAACGGCCTCTCGATGTGGATCGTATCGGACAACCTCTTGAAGGGCGCCGCCCTCAACGCGGTGCAGATCGCCGAAACGCTCATCAACCAGCGTCTTGTGCGTCAGGCCGCTTGA